The following are from one region of the Hydrogenimonas sp. SS33 genome:
- a CDS encoding GNAT family N-acetyltransferase: MEHNVTVTIPNDIRYLNLAVGVIRDAAQLAEIGNDDIADIVTASRELLFNAIRHAYPKGMQGPIDVDIQLQPHGIRVSVHDMGLPFDFERYMASEREGGLKQIADYVDELRFSNLGKQGKSFTIFKSHPMDFENVVYRPYSDLEDESPASLKPASIQIRDFECGDEEAISRLIYNNYTYSYFKSLFYYPRKIRELNEEGEIASVVAQTREGEIVGHFALIRIPDANIAEIGVAVVHPDYKGKGIMNAMLDRVQQKAKELKLDAIFGEALMLHPFSQRANLRHGFGESALLLGIVPNTVSLTDPNAVRTDKRAAVLIGYKILNGVKERAIYLPSRYRELVEDIYVNAHLAVLPLEPDAAPPTGESRIGYDLSPYTQSGTLIVDRIGSDFTHAMRHTLHTLYKKHVDMIFADINLSACSHIDDAVEVLKEEGFVFSGVLFYRKGRDDYLRMQMPNSDNVETKEIVCHSGFCSELLQKINAELGEY, from the coding sequence ATGGAGCACAATGTCACCGTCACCATTCCCAACGACATCCGCTACCTGAACCTGGCGGTGGGGGTGATACGCGATGCGGCCCAGCTCGCCGAAATCGGAAACGACGACATCGCCGACATCGTTACGGCGAGCCGGGAACTTCTCTTCAACGCCATCCGCCACGCCTACCCGAAGGGGATGCAGGGGCCCATCGACGTCGATATTCAGCTCCAGCCCCACGGTATCCGGGTCAGCGTCCACGACATGGGGCTCCCCTTCGATTTCGAAAGGTATATGGCTTCCGAACGGGAAGGGGGGCTGAAACAGATCGCCGACTATGTGGACGAGCTGCGCTTCTCCAACCTGGGCAAGCAGGGAAAATCCTTCACCATTTTCAAATCGCACCCGATGGACTTCGAAAATGTGGTCTACCGGCCCTACTCCGACCTGGAGGACGAATCGCCCGCCTCCCTCAAACCCGCCTCCATCCAGATCCGCGATTTCGAGTGCGGGGACGAAGAGGCGATCAGCCGGCTCATCTACAACAACTATACCTACAGCTATTTCAAATCCCTCTTCTACTACCCGAGAAAGATCAGAGAGCTGAACGAAGAGGGGGAGATCGCCTCCGTCGTGGCGCAGACGAGGGAGGGGGAGATCGTCGGCCATTTCGCCCTCATCCGGATACCCGACGCCAACATCGCCGAAATCGGCGTGGCGGTGGTGCACCCCGACTACAAGGGCAAGGGGATCATGAACGCCATGCTCGACCGCGTCCAGCAGAAGGCGAAAGAGTTGAAACTCGACGCCATCTTCGGCGAAGCGCTGATGCTCCACCCCTTCAGCCAGCGGGCCAACCTTCGGCACGGTTTCGGGGAGAGCGCCCTGCTGCTGGGCATCGTCCCCAACACCGTCTCCCTGACCGACCCCAACGCCGTCAGGACCGACAAACGGGCCGCCGTACTCATCGGCTACAAAATCCTCAACGGCGTCAAAGAGAGGGCGATTTACCTGCCCTCCCGCTACCGGGAGCTCGTCGAGGACATCTACGTCAACGCGCACCTCGCCGTCCTGCCGCTGGAGCCTGATGCCGCGCCGCCGACGGGAGAGAGCCGCATCGGCTACGACCTGAGCCCCTACACTCAGAGCGGCACCCTCATCGTCGACAGGATCGGAAGCGACTTCACCCACGCCATGCGCCACACTCTCCACACCCTCTACAAGAAACATGTCGATATGATTTTCGCCGACATCAACCTCTCGGCATGCAGCCATATCGACGATGCGGTGGAGGTGTTGAAGGAGGAGGGGTTCGTCTTCAGCGGCGTGCTCTTCTACCGCAAAGGCCGGGACGACTACCTGCGGATGCAGATGCCCAACAGCGACAATGTGGAGACGAAAGAGATCGTCTGCCACTCCGGTTTCTGCAGCGAACTGCTGCAGAAGATCAATGCGGAGCTCGGTGAGTATTGA
- a CDS encoding amidohydrolase has translation MNLHEAVKREIDTIDERVVQIRHEIHQNPELSGEEMETNLLIRSILEAEGIPFKTFEGHYGLVADIVKDPSLPTVAIRGDMDALPMPENSDKPYASKKKGIMHACGHDAHTAIALGTALALNRHKEKLPGNVRIIFQPSEEVLIGGSEQMIADGALEGVSAIFGLHVYPYLRTGQIGYKYGVMMASADTFSFDIYGKTAHGARPHEGIDAVLVAAMVINSLNHIVSRRIDPLHPAVISMGKIEGGNAPNIICDFVTVAGTVRTVNESVRKKIPEMMETTIKGICAAMDAKYHFNYQFGPPELTNNDHMVDIVKAAAQEVVGKEGLVDLVDPVMGGEDFSRYLQLVPGAFFRLGVCNEEKGTCVPQHNTRFDVDDDALAIGMKILSLGALRALEEMQRKKRGS, from the coding sequence ATGAATCTTCACGAAGCAGTCAAACGGGAGATCGACACCATCGACGAGAGGGTCGTGCAGATACGGCACGAAATCCACCAAAACCCGGAGCTTTCGGGAGAGGAGATGGAGACCAACCTTCTGATCCGCTCCATCCTGGAGGCCGAGGGGATCCCCTTCAAAACTTTCGAAGGGCACTACGGCCTCGTCGCCGACATCGTCAAAGACCCTTCCCTGCCCACGGTGGCGATACGGGGGGACATGGACGCCCTGCCGATGCCCGAAAACAGCGACAAACCCTACGCTTCGAAGAAAAAAGGAATCATGCATGCCTGCGGCCACGACGCCCACACCGCCATCGCCCTGGGGACCGCCCTGGCCCTCAACCGCCACAAAGAGAAACTGCCGGGCAATGTGCGCATCATCTTCCAGCCCTCCGAGGAGGTGCTGATCGGCGGCAGCGAACAGATGATCGCCGACGGGGCGCTGGAGGGGGTCTCCGCCATCTTTGGCCTGCATGTCTACCCCTACCTCCGTACCGGGCAGATCGGCTACAAGTACGGAGTGATGATGGCCTCAGCCGATACCTTCAGCTTCGACATCTACGGCAAGACCGCCCACGGCGCACGGCCCCACGAGGGGATCGACGCGGTGCTGGTGGCGGCGATGGTCATCAACTCACTCAACCACATCGTCAGCCGCCGCATCGACCCGCTCCACCCCGCCGTCATCTCCATGGGCAAGATAGAAGGGGGCAACGCGCCCAACATCATCTGCGACTTCGTCACCGTTGCCGGCACGGTGCGCACCGTCAACGAATCGGTCCGCAAAAAGATTCCCGAAATGATGGAGACCACCATCAAAGGGATCTGCGCCGCCATGGACGCCAAATACCACTTCAACTACCAGTTCGGCCCGCCGGAGCTGACCAACAACGACCACATGGTCGACATCGTCAAAGCAGCGGCCCAAGAGGTGGTGGGCAAAGAGGGGCTCGTGGACCTGGTGGACCCGGTGATGGGGGGCGAAGACTTCTCCCGCTATCTCCAGCTCGTCCCCGGCGCCTTCTTCCGTCTGGGGGTCTGCAACGAAGAGAAGGGAACCTGCGTGCCCCAGCACAACACCCGCTTCGACGTGGACGACGATGCCCTGGCCATCGGCATGAAGATCCTCTCCCTCGGCGCCCTGCGGGCCCTGGAGGAGATGCAGCGGAAAAAAAGAGGGTCATAG
- a CDS encoding TIGR01458 family HAD-type hydrolase, protein MAKIEGLLFDLSGVLYEGERPVPGAVEALEALKKRYPMRFITNTTRKTPRKVWEKLEGMGFDVAPEAVFTALDAARRTLETRGAKGRFLVYRDVAAWFDDLRSDRPDYVVVADAYDDFTYQNLNAAFRDLMAGAKLMAVAKNRYFKDADGDLSLDAGGFVTLLEFASGQSAEIVGKPAAPFFREAAASMRVDPAHVLMVGDDIESDIAGAQRAGMRACLVKTGKFRSEDLKREIRPDYLIGSVAELPELLERLAAETSPRFPST, encoded by the coding sequence ATGGCGAAAATCGAAGGATTGCTTTTCGACCTCTCCGGCGTCCTCTATGAGGGAGAGCGCCCCGTTCCCGGCGCCGTGGAAGCGTTGGAGGCGCTCAAAAAGCGCTACCCGATGCGCTTTATCACCAACACGACCCGCAAAACGCCCCGAAAAGTGTGGGAAAAGCTGGAGGGTATGGGGTTCGATGTAGCCCCGGAGGCCGTTTTCACGGCTCTCGATGCCGCCAGGCGCACGTTGGAAACAAGAGGGGCGAAGGGGCGTTTTCTCGTCTACCGGGACGTGGCGGCGTGGTTCGACGACCTCCGTTCCGATCGGCCCGACTATGTGGTCGTCGCCGACGCCTACGACGACTTCACCTACCAAAACCTCAATGCCGCGTTCAGGGACCTGATGGCCGGTGCGAAACTGATGGCCGTGGCGAAGAACCGCTACTTCAAGGATGCCGACGGGGATTTAAGCCTCGATGCGGGAGGGTTCGTTACGCTGCTGGAGTTCGCCTCCGGGCAGAGCGCCGAGATCGTGGGCAAGCCGGCGGCCCCCTTTTTCCGGGAAGCGGCCGCCTCCATGAGGGTCGACCCCGCCCACGTGCTGATGGTCGGTGACGATATCGAAAGCGACATAGCGGGCGCCCAGCGGGCGGGGATGCGGGCGTGCCTGGTCAAGACCGGCAAATTCCGCTCCGAAGACTTGAAACGGGAGATCCGCCCCGACTATCTCATCGGTTCCGTCGCCGAACTTCCGGAACTGCTGGAGCGCCTCGCCGCGGAAACGTCGCCCCGCTTCCCGTCCACGTAG
- a CDS encoding MMPL family transporter, whose amino-acid sequence MTTAKKNRDIAVRYAEALLKHRWAILLLTLALTLAALSLPKPRLMSSDATIWVEKSREFEKNRSDGVRAKVLLRLAVPFDSGRIDDEAFRKLKRLHDILAARPEVEGIRSLLDVESASQRGPNAEERMLELTRPGSAKALKKAMRKDPAAFAPYFDATGRETYLYVTLPDAGAETSFERFVEKELKTGTGSSGEKLLFATGLLLVTLILGLLFRSWIPVAVALASGGLSLLLTLALSRLLFGVKEAHIAVILLTLAIVLMDMLYFYYRWHVSQWKNDSAASVVKAIERNIVPAFWTSVVTAAGLGSLLFIDLPVLRHIGAFALLGSFIGFLVSVTFVPALLSFFSIRNAKVPFDRFSHWLADNEIHHEPKYLRLFAAATVGALLVALLFHHLRMLPVVEPSQEDRTLVLSMPLEELTPDTYRALRRFEGALEKRFSGSIEKIESVDAAVRKILETEKSPADEIHLGNALFYLDLFQASDLYDGSRGYIRIYLKPEARKSDLIRWIRSHPYASTHLRFVDLSSLVYAAKMDDIRILGLSILTALLIIGLVLYLLSKKIVLFFISVAVNAVPLVWFAFFMTLLGIPVSIELLIAATITLGLASDATIHFSYKYIQGRNVQCYDRRTTLEKIFFYYGIPVLIVNGMLALFFAILSFYPLSTLSHVGLDAALLILISLAVDIFLLPVLLLYVDGKRGDVSAARRSSSSGSSATEPMR is encoded by the coding sequence ATGACCACTGCGAAAAAGAACCGCGATATCGCCGTCCGATACGCCGAAGCCCTGCTGAAACATCGGTGGGCGATCCTGCTGCTGACACTGGCCCTCACCCTCGCCGCCCTCTCTCTTCCCAAACCCCGTCTCATGTCCAGCGACGCGACCATCTGGGTCGAAAAGAGCCGCGAGTTCGAAAAAAACCGCAGCGACGGAGTCCGGGCGAAAGTTCTTCTGCGACTCGCCGTCCCTTTCGACAGCGGCCGTATCGACGACGAAGCCTTCCGAAAACTGAAGCGGCTCCACGACATCCTCGCCGCACGGCCGGAGGTGGAGGGCATCCGCTCCCTCCTCGATGTCGAATCCGCTTCGCAACGGGGGCCCAATGCGGAGGAGAGAATGCTCGAACTCACCAGGCCCGGCTCCGCAAAGGCTCTGAAAAAGGCAATGCGCAAAGACCCGGCCGCCTTCGCCCCCTATTTCGACGCGACGGGCAGGGAAACCTACCTCTACGTCACCCTACCCGATGCCGGGGCCGAAACCTCATTTGAAAGATTCGTGGAAAAAGAGCTCAAAACGGGAACCGGATCATCGGGAGAGAAGCTGCTCTTTGCCACGGGTCTTCTGCTCGTCACTCTGATTCTGGGGCTTCTCTTCCGTTCCTGGATCCCTGTGGCGGTGGCGCTGGCGTCGGGGGGGCTCTCCCTGCTGCTGACACTGGCTCTGTCACGGCTGCTTTTCGGTGTCAAAGAGGCCCATATCGCCGTCATTTTGCTGACACTGGCCATTGTCCTGATGGATATGCTCTATTTTTACTACCGGTGGCACGTCTCCCAGTGGAAAAACGATTCCGCCGCTTCGGTCGTCAAAGCGATCGAACGCAACATCGTCCCCGCCTTCTGGACCTCCGTCGTCACGGCGGCCGGACTGGGGTCGCTCCTCTTCATCGATCTACCGGTACTGCGCCACATCGGCGCTTTCGCCCTGCTCGGCTCCTTCATCGGTTTTCTCGTCAGCGTGACCTTCGTGCCGGCCCTGCTCTCTTTCTTCTCCATCCGCAACGCGAAAGTCCCCTTCGACCGCTTCTCCCACTGGCTGGCCGACAATGAGATCCACCATGAACCGAAATACCTCCGCCTTTTCGCCGCCGCTACCGTCGGCGCCCTCCTCGTCGCCCTGCTCTTCCACCACCTGCGCATGCTTCCGGTGGTGGAGCCTTCCCAGGAGGACCGCACCCTCGTTCTGTCGATGCCCCTGGAGGAGCTCACGCCCGACACCTACCGTGCCCTGCGCCGCTTCGAGGGAGCGCTGGAAAAACGTTTTTCCGGGTCGATCGAAAAGATCGAATCGGTGGATGCCGCCGTCCGGAAGATTCTCGAAACCGAAAAGAGCCCCGCCGACGAGATCCACCTGGGCAACGCCCTCTTCTATCTCGACCTTTTCCAGGCGTCGGACCTCTATGACGGGTCCCGGGGGTACATCCGCATCTATCTCAAGCCGGAAGCGAGAAAAAGCGACCTCATCCGCTGGATACGAAGCCACCCCTACGCGTCGACACACCTGCGTTTCGTCGACCTCTCCTCCCTTGTCTATGCGGCAAAGATGGACGACATCCGGATCCTCGGCCTCTCGATTCTCACAGCCCTGCTGATCATCGGCCTCGTCCTCTACCTGCTTTCGAAAAAAATCGTCCTCTTTTTCATCTCCGTCGCCGTCAATGCGGTCCCTCTTGTCTGGTTCGCCTTTTTCATGACCCTTCTGGGCATTCCCGTCTCCATCGAACTTCTCATCGCCGCCACCATCACCCTGGGACTCGCCAGTGATGCGACGATCCACTTCTCCTACAAATATATCCAGGGGCGCAACGTCCAGTGCTACGACCGCCGTACCACGCTGGAGAAGATCTTCTTCTACTATGGCATTCCCGTTCTCATCGTCAACGGCATGCTGGCGCTTTTCTTCGCCATTCTGTCGTTCTACCCGCTCTCCACCCTCTCCCATGTGGGGCTTGATGCCGCCTTGCTCATACTCATCTCCCTTGCGGTCGACATCTTCCTGCTGCCGGTGCTGCTGCTCTACGTGGACGGGAAGCGGGGCGACGTTTCCGCGGCGAGGCGCTCCAGCAGTTCCGGAAGTTCGGCGACGGAACCGATGAGATAG